A DNA window from Arachis duranensis cultivar V14167 chromosome 3, aradu.V14167.gnm2.J7QH, whole genome shotgun sequence contains the following coding sequences:
- the LOC107478872 gene encoding probable Ufm1-specific protease, with translation TVELRTLIPKGFEVIGALAYGADADAQAAVYAARRLRKLLYGEEEGDNRPVIGAVAAGSGELKFFVSESGKSNSLEEVDSVVEEEHSEKYVWENGCLVRCELPIKLPVYYPLKNTSDVEKAFVRAIEAVVAKLRDSQAVYMLEALNKTSMDLPAPIVIRGGHLDFRADLSNIWPLAEGGDNFDVNSLPCSYFSVISKGSSGFSVENADTIQVSVLFNSLGPSSASAVPVAEYIPAQDEARLLVVDIKLDVLCYASKKLPLRHAVSRLIIPGLADQLNALQNSMLPNLLGQHPQIKPYHFSPPHVLHPITVFYELSFGETEMKQVEVRRSLHTRLGLPFDRPLLRIANALDFSKLKNGGLGSQQKGSTLLRDVHIGIPNSGVSGGSVSLVQGSYEYFHYLQDGFNDSGWGCAYRSLQTIISWFRLQNYSSIEVPSHREIQQSLVEIGDKDPSFVGTRDWIGAIELSFVLDKLLGVTCKVINVRSGAELPEKCRELALHFETQGTPIMIGGGVLAYTLLGVDYNEASGDCAFLILDPHYTGTDDLKKIVNGGWCGWKKAVDSKGKNFFLHDKFYNLLLPQRPNMV, from the exons ACAGTGGAGCTTCGGACATTGATTCCTAAAGGCTTTGAAGTAATTGGAGCGCTTGCTTACGGAGCCGACGCCGACGCTCAAGCGGCAGTTTATGCTGCTCGCAGACTGAGGAAGCTTCTATACGGTGAAGAGGAAGGGGATAATCGACCGGTGATCGGAGCTGTCGCCGCCGGTTCCGGCGAGCTGAAATTTTTCGTGTCGGAGAGTGGAAAATCGAATAGCCTCGAAGAGGTTGATTCAGTTGTTGAAGAAGAACATTCGGAGAAGTATGTGTGGGAGAATGGTTGCTTGGTTCGTTGTGAGCTTCCGATCAAGTTGCCAGTATATTATCCTCTCAAGAATACGAGTG ATGTTGAGAAAGCATTTGTGAGGGCAATTGAGGCTGTTGTTGCTAAGTTAAGAGATTCACAGGCTGTGTACATGTTAGAGGCATTAAACAAGACCTCTATGGATCTACCTGCACCCATTGTAATTCGTGGTGGGCATTTAGACTTTCGTGCAGACCTCTCCAACATCTGGCCTTTGGCTGAGGGTGGTGATAATTTTGATGTGAACTCTCTACCGTGTTCATACTTTTCTGTCATCAGTAAAGGATCGTCAGGATTTTCTGTGGAG aATGCAGATACCATCCAAGTTAGTGTTCTCTTTAACAGCTTAGGGCCATCATCAGCGTCTGCTGTGCCTGTTGCAGAGTACATTCCAG CCCAGGATGAAGCCAGGCTCCTTGTTGTGGATATTAAACTAGATGTACTCTGCTATGCTTCTAAGAAGCTCCCCTTGAGGCATGCAGTTTCAAGATTAATCATCCCTGGTTTAGCTGATCAGTTAAATGCATTGCAGAATTCAATGTTGCCTAACCTTTTGGGACAACACCCTCAG ATAAAACCTTATCACTTCAGTCCTCCTCATGTTCTGCATCCAATTACTGTTTTCTATGAACTGAGTTTCGGGGAGACAGAAATGAAGCAAG TTGAAGTTAGGAGATCCTTACACACAAGGTTGGGATTACCTTTTGATCGACCCCTTCTGAGAATCGCTAACGCcttggatttttcaaaattgaaaaatggTGGTCTTGGCTCTCAACAAAAGG GTTCAACTTTACTCAGGGATGTACACATTGGGATTCCAAACAGTGGGG TTTCTGGGGGAAGTGTTTCTCTTGTTCAAGGTTCCTATGAATACTTTCATTATCTTCAGGATGGTTTTAATGATTCG GGATGGGGTTGTGCTTATCGCTCTCTCCAGACTATCATTTCATGGTTCAGACTCCAAAACTACTCATCTATAGAGGTTCCTTCTCATAG AGAAATACAGCAGTCACTTGTGGAGATTGGTGATAAAGATCCTTCTTTCGTTGGGACACGTGATTGGATTGGTGCCATTGAGTTGAGCTTTGTTTTGGACAAACTTCTTGGC GTCACATGCAAAGTGATCAACGTTAGATCCGGAGCTGAGCTTCCAGAAAAATGTCGAGAGCTAGCATTGCACTTTGAGACCCAAGGAACACCAATTATGATTG GTGGTGGTGTACTTGCATATACACTCTTGGGAGTGGATTACAATGAAGCAAGTGGAGATTGTGCGTTTTTAATACTCGATCCACACTATACAGGCACAGATGATCTGAAAAAGATCGTTAATGGTGGATGGTGTGGGTGGAAGAAAGCTGTCGATAGCAAAGGAAAGAATTTCTTCTTGCATGATAAGTTTTATAATCTCCTTCTACCACAGAGGCCCAACATGGTTTGA
- the LOC107478873 gene encoding probable pectate lyase 5 gives MMISRSILFSLVFLVFSFLIPTFISSSPVQDPELVVQEVNRQINASIARRSLLASDRRNLGYLSCGSGNPIDDCWRCDPNWEQNRQKLADCAIGFGKNAIGGRDGKIYVVDDSGNDDPVNPKSGTLRHAVIQDEPLWIIFAKDMVITLKEELIMNSYKTIDGRGASVHIANGPCITIQYVTNVIIHGINIHDCKQGGNAMVRDSPRHYGWRTVSDGDGVSIFGGAHIWVDHCSLSNCNDGLIDAIHGSTAITISNNYMTHHDKVMLLGHSDEYTQDKNMQVTIAFNHFGEGLVQRMPRCRLGYFHVVNNDYTHWEMYAIGGSANPTINSQGNRFVAPNDRFSKEVTKHEDAAESEWKNWNWRSEGDMLVNGAFFTASGAGASSSYARASSLSARPSSLVASITTSSGALLCKKGSPC, from the exons atgATGATATCAAGAAGCATTCTATTCTCTTTGGTTTTCTTGGTTTTCTCTTTTCTCATCCCTACCTTCATTTCCTCTTCCCCTGTCCAAGACCCTGAATTGGTAGTTCAAGAGGTGAATAg gCAAATCAATGCCTCCATTGCTAGGAGGAGCTTGTTAGCTAGTGATAGGAGAAACTTAGGGTACCTTTCATGTGGAAGTGGCAACCCCATTGATGATTGTTGGAGGTGTGATCCTAATTGGGAACAGAACAGACAGAAGCTAGCCGACTGCGCAATTGGGTTCGGAAAGAACGCAATTGGTGGTCGAGATGGTAAGATTTACGTGGTAGATGATTCTGGAAATGATGATCCAGTAAACCCTAAATCCGGAACCCTACGCCATGCAGTGATTCAGGATGAGCCGTTATGGATTATATTCGCTAAGGATATGGTAATCACACTGAAAGAAGAATTAATTATGAATTCTTACAAGACAATTGATGGAAGAGGAGCTAGTGTACACATTGCTAATGGTCCATGCATAACTATACAATATGTGACAAATGTGATTATACATGGAATTAACATACATGATTGTAAGCAAGGGGGGAATGCTATGGTGCGTGACTCTCCTAGGCACTACGGGTGGAGGACCGTATCGGACGGCGATGGCGTGTCGATCTTCGGTGGGGCCCACATTTGGGTGGACCATTGTTCATTGTCCAATTGCAATGATGGGTTGATTGATGCAATTCATGGGTCCACAGCAATCACAATATCTAACAATTACATGACACACCATGATAAGGTTATGTTGCTTGGTCATAGTGATGAATATACTCAAGACAAGAACATGCAAGTCACTATTGCTTTCAACCACTTTGGTGAAGGTCTTGTTCAAAGAATGCCAAG GTGTAGGCTTGGATACTTCCACGTGGTGAATAATGACTATACCCATTGGGAGATGTATGCTATTGGAGGAAGTGCTAACCCTACCATTAATAGCCAAGGAAATAGATTTGTTGCACCCAATGATAGATTCAGCAAAGAg GTGACAAAGCATGAGGATGCAGCAGAGAGTGAATGGAAGAATTGGAATTGGAGATCAGAAGGGGACATGCTTGTTAATGGTGCATTCTTCACAGCTTCTGGTGCTGGTGCTTCTTCAAGCTATGCTAGGGCTTCTAGCCTCAGTGCTAGACCCTCTTCTCTTGTTGCTTCTATTACTACTTCTTCTGGTGCCCTTCTTTGCAAGAAAGGTTCTCCATGctga